The following proteins are co-located in the Macadamia integrifolia cultivar HAES 741 unplaced genomic scaffold, SCU_Mint_v3 scaffold530, whole genome shotgun sequence genome:
- the LOC122069077 gene encoding cytochrome P450 94A2-like produces the protein MIQLNLEFFPSVLLFVLPFLFLFIKAFSTAIKKSSASSQNNKLPRVYPIVGSSFSIAKNHERFNQWATELLQNSPNGNILLYRPLGHSQLITTNPSNVEHILKTQFYKYPKGEFFRDTLSDFLGDGIFNADTDKWKFQRQMSSHEFSTKSLRKFIETVVEDELSGRLFPLLSSAAANNTVFDLQDILQRFAFDNICKIAFGFDPECLSPSFPQPVSDFAEAFEDATNLSTARFNSIFPPLWKLKRALNIGSERRLREAISTVKEYAINLVRKKKKELELGTLQSEDLLSKFLSSGHSDERFVTDIVISFIVAGRDTTSAALTWFFWLVSNNFRVEEEILKEIKEKPEALDYDEVKHVVYIHASLCESMRLYPPVPIDTKFSTEEDVLPDGTFVKKGVIVTYMPYAMGRTEAIWGKDWPEFRPERWLEKDEAASGKWKFVGKDSYSYPVFQAGPRVCLGKEMAFLQMQRLVAGIMRQYRVVTAEKGFDPFFTSYLSSKMKGGFPVRVERRV, from the coding sequence ATGATACAGCTAAACCTCGAGTTCTTCCCTTCAGTTCTCCTCTTTGTtctccccttcctcttcttattcatcaaagcCTTCTCAACTGCAATCAAGAAGTCTTCAGCTTCATCTCAAAACAACAAACTACCGAGGGTCTATCCCATAGTTGGCTCTTCATTTAGTATAGCTAAGAATCATGAGAGGTTCAACCAATGGGCCACAGAGCTTCTTCAAAACTCTCCCAATGGAAACATACTCCTTTATCGTCCTCTTGGCCATAGTCAGCTCATAACCACTAATCCCTCCAATGTCGAACACATCCTCAAAACCCAATTCTACAAATACCCAAAAGGTGAATTCTTCCGAGACACCCTATCCGATTTCCTTGGCGATGGCATCTTTAATGCAGATACTGATAAGTGGAAGTTTCAAAGACAAATGTCCAGTCATGAATTCAGCACTAAATCTCTCCGGAAATTCATCGAAACAGTCGTGGAAGACGAGCTCTCTGGCcgcctcttccctcttctctcttccgCCGCCGCCAACAACACAGTGTTTGATCTACAAGACATCCTTCAAAGATTTGCATTTGATAATATTTGCAAGATTGCTTTTGGGTTCGACCCAGAATGCCTATCTCCATCATTCCCACAGCCTGTATCGGATTTCGCCGAAGCATTTGAAGATGCTACTAATTTAAGCACCGCAAGGTTTAATTCCATATTCCCACCTTTGTGGAAGCTGAAACGGGCACTTAATATTGGGTCCGAAAGAAGGCTACGAGAAGCAATTTCAACAGTTAAAGAGTACGCAATTAATCTcgtcagaaaaaagaaaaaagaactcgAGTTGGGAACTCTCCAATCTGAAGATCTTCTCTCCAAATTCTTGAGTTCAGGTCACTCGGACGAACGTTTCGTTACAGATATCGTTATCAGCTTTATCGTAGCGGGTCGGGATACGACATCGGCGGCCTTGACATGGTTCTTTTGGCTAGTTTCTAACAACTTTCGCGTGGAAGAGGAGATATTGAAGGAGATAAAGGAGAAGCCTGAAGCTCTTGACTATGATGAGGTGAAGCATGTAGTGTACATTCATGCATCGTTATGTGAGAGTATGCGTTTGTACCCTCCGGTCCCTATTGACACAAAGTTTTCCACAGAGGAAGATGTTCTACCGGATGGGACGTTTGTGAAGAAAGGAGTGATAGTGACATACATGCCTTACGCAATGGGGAGGACAGAGGCAATATGGGGTAAGGACTGGCCGGAGTTTCGGCCGGAGAGGTGGCTGGAGAAGGACGAAGCTGCTTCTGGAAAGTGGAAGTTTGTGGGCAAAGACTCCTATTCATATCCGGTGTTCCAAGCAGGGCCAAGGGTATGTTTGGGGAAGGAGATGGCGTTCTTGCAGATGCAGAGGTTGGTTGCTGGAATAATGAGACAGTATCGGGTGGTGACGGCGGAGAAGGGCTTTGATCCCTTTTTTACATCTTACTTGTCGTCCAAAATGAAAGGAGGTTTTCCGGTGAGAGTTGAGCGGAGGGTGTAA